One genomic window of Biomphalaria glabrata chromosome 9, xgBioGlab47.1, whole genome shotgun sequence includes the following:
- the LOC106073850 gene encoding phospholipase A and acyltransferase 3-like isoform X4, protein MYFMISRDIFGFHFGKVLYARKRMTDNVSIFNEREIRKAKNGERVQFLRKGYSHWALYVGQDLVVHLWNPHISLLGVITTLVWWSTAVSVRQDNYRAVERGSRIKINRSMDKYLTPLPENTILENANRSLAANECGYNAFLYNCEHFVNKCRFGFWRYNFLSSEQILALPFIFSCFLLATEVFLVRQFISYENIIVLVFASVIYICRLQLLALLNWFSKIIIHFLR, encoded by the exons ATGTATTTTATGATAAGCAGAGACATTTTTGGCTTCCATTTTGGAAAA GTTCTTTATGCCAGGAAAAG AATGACAGATAATGTTAGCATCTTTAATGAAAGGGAGATCCGGAAAGCCAAAAACGGCGAGAGGGTTCAGTTTCTTAGAAAAGGATATTCGCATTGGGCTTTGTATGTAG GACAAGATTTAGTTGTTCATCTCTGGAATCCACATATTTCCCTGCTAGGAGTTATCACAACATTAGTCTGGTGGTCTACAGCCGTTTCAGTTCGACAGGATAACTATAGGGCAGTTGAAAGGGGCAGCAGAATTAAGATCAACAGAAGCATGGATAAATATTTAAC ACCACTCCcagaaaatacaattttagaAAATGCAAATAGAAGCCTAGCAGCCAATGAATGTGGTTACAATGCCTTCTTATACAACTGTGAACATTTTGTGAATAAATGCAGATTTGGATTTTGGAGATACAACTTCTTGAGTAGTGAACAG ATTCTCGCGCTACCTTTTATCTTCAGCTGCTTTCTATTAGCTACCGAGGTTTTcttagtaaggcagttcatttCATATGAAAATATTATAGTGCTTGTATTTGCTAGCGTTATCTATATCTGTAGATTACAATTGTTAGCTTTATTAAACTGGTTTAGTAAGatcattatacattttttaaggtAG
- the LOC106073850 gene encoding uncharacterized protein LOC106073850 isoform X5 yields MYFMISRDIFGFHFGKVLYARKRFFMPGKGQDLVVHLWNPHISLLGVITTLVWWSTAVSVRQDNYRAVERGSRIKINRSMDKYLTPLPENTILENANRSLAANECGYNAFLYNCEHFVNKCRFGFWRYNFLSSEQILALPFIFSCFLLATEVFLVRQFISYENIIVLVFASVIYICRLQLLALLNWFSKIIIHFLR; encoded by the exons ATGTATTTTATGATAAGCAGAGACATTTTTGGCTTCCATTTTGGAAAA GTTCTTTATGCCAGGAAAAG GTTCTTTATGCCAGGAAAAG GACAAGATTTAGTTGTTCATCTCTGGAATCCACATATTTCCCTGCTAGGAGTTATCACAACATTAGTCTGGTGGTCTACAGCCGTTTCAGTTCGACAGGATAACTATAGGGCAGTTGAAAGGGGCAGCAGAATTAAGATCAACAGAAGCATGGATAAATATTTAAC ACCACTCCcagaaaatacaattttagaAAATGCAAATAGAAGCCTAGCAGCCAATGAATGTGGTTACAATGCCTTCTTATACAACTGTGAACATTTTGTGAATAAATGCAGATTTGGATTTTGGAGATACAACTTCTTGAGTAGTGAACAG ATTCTCGCGCTACCTTTTATCTTCAGCTGCTTTCTATTAGCTACCGAGGTTTTcttagtaaggcagttcatttCATATGAAAATATTATAGTGCTTGTATTTGCTAGCGTTATCTATATCTGTAGATTACAATTGTTAGCTTTATTAAACTGGTTTAGTAAGatcattatacattttttaaggtAG
- the LOC106073850 gene encoding phospholipase A and acyltransferase 1-like isoform X2, producing MFSLYVFYDKQRHFWLPFWKSSLCQEKVLYARKRMTDNVSIFNEREIRKAKNGERVQFLRKGYSHWALYVGQDLVVHLWNPHISLLGVITTLVWWSTAVSVRQDNYRAVERGSRIKINRSMDKYLTPLPENTILENANRSLAANECGYNAFLYNCEHFVNKCRFGFWRYNFLSSEQILALPFIFSCFLLATEVFLVRQFISYENIIVLVFASVIYICRLQLLALLNWFSKIIIHFLR from the exons ATGTTTTCTCTTTATGTATTTTATGATAAGCAGAGACATTTTTGGCTTCCATTTTGGAAAA GTTCTTTATGCCAGGAAAAG GTTCTTTATGCCAGGAAAAG AATGACAGATAATGTTAGCATCTTTAATGAAAGGGAGATCCGGAAAGCCAAAAACGGCGAGAGGGTTCAGTTTCTTAGAAAAGGATATTCGCATTGGGCTTTGTATGTAG GACAAGATTTAGTTGTTCATCTCTGGAATCCACATATTTCCCTGCTAGGAGTTATCACAACATTAGTCTGGTGGTCTACAGCCGTTTCAGTTCGACAGGATAACTATAGGGCAGTTGAAAGGGGCAGCAGAATTAAGATCAACAGAAGCATGGATAAATATTTAAC ACCACTCCcagaaaatacaattttagaAAATGCAAATAGAAGCCTAGCAGCCAATGAATGTGGTTACAATGCCTTCTTATACAACTGTGAACATTTTGTGAATAAATGCAGATTTGGATTTTGGAGATACAACTTCTTGAGTAGTGAACAG ATTCTCGCGCTACCTTTTATCTTCAGCTGCTTTCTATTAGCTACCGAGGTTTTcttagtaaggcagttcatttCATATGAAAATATTATAGTGCTTGTATTTGCTAGCGTTATCTATATCTGTAGATTACAATTGTTAGCTTTATTAAACTGGTTTAGTAAGatcattatacattttttaaggtAG
- the LOC106073850 gene encoding phospholipase A and acyltransferase 3-like isoform X1, which translates to MHHSGYLFRMTDNVSIFNEREIRKAKNGERVQFLRKGYSHWALYVGQDLVVHLWNPHISLLGVITTLVWWSTAVSVRQDNYRAVERGSRIKINRSMDKYLTPLPENTILENANRSLAANECGYNAFLYNCEHFVNKCRFGFWRYNFLSSEQILALPFIFSCFLLATEVFLVRQFISYENIIVLVFASVIYICRLQLLALLNWFSKIIIHFLR; encoded by the exons ATGCATCATTCTGGTTACCTGTTTAG AATGACAGATAATGTTAGCATCTTTAATGAAAGGGAGATCCGGAAAGCCAAAAACGGCGAGAGGGTTCAGTTTCTTAGAAAAGGATATTCGCATTGGGCTTTGTATGTAG GACAAGATTTAGTTGTTCATCTCTGGAATCCACATATTTCCCTGCTAGGAGTTATCACAACATTAGTCTGGTGGTCTACAGCCGTTTCAGTTCGACAGGATAACTATAGGGCAGTTGAAAGGGGCAGCAGAATTAAGATCAACAGAAGCATGGATAAATATTTAAC ACCACTCCcagaaaatacaattttagaAAATGCAAATAGAAGCCTAGCAGCCAATGAATGTGGTTACAATGCCTTCTTATACAACTGTGAACATTTTGTGAATAAATGCAGATTTGGATTTTGGAGATACAACTTCTTGAGTAGTGAACAG ATTCTCGCGCTACCTTTTATCTTCAGCTGCTTTCTATTAGCTACCGAGGTTTTcttagtaaggcagttcatttCATATGAAAATATTATAGTGCTTGTATTTGCTAGCGTTATCTATATCTGTAGATTACAATTGTTAGCTTTATTAAACTGGTTTAGTAAGatcattatacattttttaaggtAG